In one Oryza glaberrima chromosome 2, OglaRS2, whole genome shotgun sequence genomic region, the following are encoded:
- the LOC127764225 gene encoding flavin-containing monooxygenase FMO GS-OX-like 9 yields MDMAAACVDDVGKPRASRKVCVIGAGMAGLAAARELRREGHAVTVLEQAGDVGGQWLYDPRADDDDEEDPLAAAAAAKPVRVHSSMYASLRLLGPREVMGFSDFQFVPRKSAAGGGGGGANPGRDPRRFPGHREVYLYLRDFYRAAGLTDAVRFNTRVVRVAMAPPPCRGGPGDAMKWVVRSTDAGLWKRCSDDQMAEARCVEEVFDAVIVATGHYSQPKLPSIQGMGDWKRRQLHSHWYRVPDPFRDEVVVLVGCGDSGMDIALDLLAVAREVHLSAKSVEAAATPAMSKMLARHANLHLHPQIERLCDDGRVVFAGGGGVVAADTVMYCTGYRYSFPFLDTEGKVAVDDDDNRVGPLFEHTFPPSLAPWLSFVGIPRKVMVPWFFEAQGRWIAGVLSGRRALPSEEEMTRSVEEFYRARELAGVPKAHTHDVEPHKMYELGEKYCDFPRTEEWKRELMAIISRNTSDDMETFRDRDDDSDNVRRCLQEWYALAEHQAQDEEDPAAAAAQAPVHSSL; encoded by the exons ATGGACATGGCGGCCGCCTGCGTCGACGACGTCGGCAAGCCGCGGGCGTCGAGGAAGGTGTGCGTGATCGGCGCCGGGATGGccgggctggcggcggcgcgggagctgCGGCGGGAGGGGCACGCCGTGACGGTGCTGGAgcaggccggcgacgtgggcgggCAGTGGCTGTACGACCCGcgggccgacgacgacgacgaagaagacccgctcgccgccgccgccgccgcgaagccgGTGAGGGTGCACAGCAGCATGTACGCCTCGCTCCGGCTGCTCGGCCCCCGCGAGGTCATGGGATTCTCCGACTTCCAGTTCGTGCCCAGGAAgagcgccgccggtggtggcggcggcggcgcgaacccTGGCCGCGACCCGCGCCGCTTCCCGGGGCACCGCGAGGTGTACCTCTACCTCAGGGACTTTTACCGCGCGGCCGGGCTCACCGACGCCGTCAGGTTTAACACCAGGGTGGTGCGCgtcgccatggcgccgccgccatgccgagGTGGCCCCGGCGACGCGATGAAATGGGTGGTGAGATCCACAGACGCCGGCCTCTGGAAGCGATGCAGTGATGATCAGATGGCCGAGGCGCGCTGCGTCGAGGAGGTGTTCGACGCCGTCATCGTGGCCACCGGCCACTACTCGCAACCAAAGCTGCCTAGCATCCAAG GAATGGGGGATTGGAAACGGAGGCAGCTGCACAGCCACTGGTACCGGGTCCCGGACCCCTTCCGCGACgag GTGGTGGTGCTGGTTGGCTGCGGCGACAGCGGCATGGACATCGCGCtggacctcctcgccgtcgcgagGGAGGTGCACCTCTCCGCCAAGTCCGTGGAGgcggccgcgacgccggcgatgTCCAAGATGCTGGCGAGGCACGCCAACCTCCACCTGCACCCGCAGATCGAGCGCCTGTGCGACGACGGCCGCGTggtgttcgccggcggcggcggcgtcgtcgccgccgacaccgTCATGTACTGCACCGGGTACCGCTACTCGTTCCCGTTCCTGGACACCGAGGGGaaggtcgccgtcgacgacgacgacaaccgcGTCGGGCCGCTGTTCGAGCACACGTTCCCGCCGTCGCTCGCGCCGTGGCTGTCGTTCGTCGGCATCCCGAGGAAGGTGATGGTGCCGTGGTTCTTCGAGGCGCAGGGGAGGTGGATCGCCGGCGTGCTGTCCGGCCGGCGGGCGCTGCCGTCCGAGGAGGAGATGACGCGGTCCGTGGAGGAGTTCTACCGCGccagggagctcgccggcgtgcccAAGGCGCACACCCACGACGTCGAGCCTCAC AAAATGTATGAGCTTGGGGAGAAGTACTGCGACTTCCCGCGCACGGAGGAGTGGAAGAGGGAGCTGATGGCGATCATCAGCCGGAACACGAGCGACGACATGGAGACGTTCCGCGaccgcgacgacgacagcgacaaCGTCCGCAGGTGCCTGCAGGAGTGGTACGCCCTGGCTGAGCACCAGGCTCAAGACGAAGAAGACCCAGCTGCCGCTGCTGCACAAGCACCCGTGCACAGCTCGCTCTGA
- the LOC127764413 gene encoding uncharacterized protein LOC127764413: MAESQVEGMRKAYAEIMLNMAQESAARVLAAERRGGALAGGLAAAREDGVAALVRLKAIMEARIKEAESQSLANINKIKELQEQLHGAQDTVASLQIELQRSNTELEQARSTLAEERRNNLRTCNKINSNKNSSSSSRKHLQGRVSSKSKNMAKESGAVENLETLYRCDSDLGSFMARTKNPELYRNGCTQRIRAIKQRSPNSDTSLVENSKQTSALNSRSKTGKTDTNRNPQSTRSIMEQILQTKFLANCKRKRGRRSRPSYMHDNSGEHGQTEYKSSDTSDGNGCLLLLQALEQDLSPLKASSGSVGEGLADQKDELLKDEKDADLNLHPASPGPNDVLSVNKMQMKRRKRSKTIRVFESDFEAKAAPELGNTLPKSSNNNSMLNSEQSSDPPAGNNGPVLQCTAENLMHVTDAANADQLKSENSSPLVPQSTESEIGDEGNSRVDHKECRRPDNNAIVLEEVNVDKSCIILASDGADSSIVSSLDKEENAKEATSGVAVQAEGARYIKYTFNRRKRKAAPLDSTPQGAVPEKSSSVVCPSENHEPHAKPETQDLVIESPPGDNQLIHVAQQLILLSAQK; encoded by the exons ATGGCGGAGTCGCAG GTGGAGGGGATGAGGAAGGCGTACGCGGAGATCATGCTGAACATGGCGCAGGAGTCGGCGGCGCGGGtgctggcggcggagcggcgggggGGGGCGCTCGCGGGGGgtttggcggcggcgagggaggacggCGTCGCCGCGCTCGTCAGGCTCAAGGCCATCATGGAGGCCAGG ATAAAAGAAGCAGAGTCGCAATCTTTGGCAAACATTAATAAGATTAAGGAACTACAAGAGCAATTACATGGTGCTCAAGATACAGTGGCCTCCCTTCAAATTGAACTGCAGAGATCAAATACTGAACTGGAGCAAGCAAGGAGCACTTTGGCTGAGGAAAGAAGAAATAACCTTCGCACCTGCAATAAGATCAATTCTAATAAAAATAGCAGCTCTTCTTCTAGAAAGCATCTACAAGGCAGAGTATCCTCAAAGAGTAAAAATATGGCAAAGGAAAGTGGAGCTGTTGAAAACTTGGAGACACTGTACCGTTGTGATTCTGATCTGGGTTCATTCATGGCTAGAACTAAGAATCCTGAGCTGTATCGCAATGGATGTACACAACGTATCCGTGCAATCAAGCAGCGAAGTCCAAATTCGGATACATCCCTGGTAGAAAACAGCAAGCAAACTAGTGCACTGAATAGCCGTTCTAAGACTGGAAAAACTGATACCAACAGAAACCCACAGAGCACAAGGTCCATCATGGAACAGATACTTCAAACAAAATTTCTGGCCAACTGCAAGAGAAAGAGAGGTAGGCGAAGCAGGCCAAGTTACATGCATGATAATTCTGGTGAGCATGGGCAAACGGAGTACAAGTCGTCTGATACATCTGATGGAAATGGGTGTTTGCTGCTACTTCAGGCTCTTGAACAAGATCTTTCACCTCTAAAGGCGTCTTCTGGAAGTGTTGGTGAGGGATTAGCTGACCAGAAGGATGAATTGCTCAAGGATGAAAAGGATGCTGACTTGAATCTTCACCCTGCTTCCCCTGGACCAAATGATGTACTTTCAGTAAACAAAATGCAgatgaaaaggaggaaaaggTCTAAGACTATCAGAGTTTTTGAATCTGATTTTGAGGCAAAAGCTGCCCCTGAATTAGGGAACACCCTGCCAAAATCAAGTAATAATAATAGCATGCTAAATAGTGAACAGAGCTCTGATCCACCTGCTGGAAACAATGGTCCTGTTTTGCAATGTACTGCTGAAAACTTGATGCACGTGACTGATGCTGCAAATGCTGATCAATTAAAGTCTGAGAACAGCTCCCCGCTAGTCCCTCAGTCAACAGAGAGTGAAATTGGAGATGAAG GTAACTCGCGAGTGGATCACAAAGAGTGTAGAAGACCAGATAATAATGCAATAGTCTTGGAAGAAGTGAATGTGGATAAAAGCTGCATTATTTTAGCTTCAGATGGAGCTGATTCTTCGATAGTCAGCTCCCTGGACAAAGAAGAAAATGCAAAAGAAGCAACTTCTGGAGTTGCCGTGCAAGCTGAAGGTGCCAGATATATCAAATACACATTCAATCGCAGGAAACGCAAGGCCGCGCCTTTAGACAGCACTCCTCAAGGGGCTGTCCCTGAGAAAAGCAGCAGTGTGGTTTGCCCATCTGAGAATCATGAGCCTCATGCAAAGCCTGAGACGCAAGATCTCGTCATAGAGTCACCTCCAGGTGACAATCAACTAATCCATGTTGCCCAGCAG